One segment of Kryptolebias marmoratus isolate JLee-2015 linkage group LG23, ASM164957v2, whole genome shotgun sequence DNA contains the following:
- the tns1a gene encoding tensin isoform X5, with the protein MPWTSADLRMPSVSLSLPSALAGRARTWVCLSCMFWPDELEGVHTHTFKLKPFKKAKSCDICKQAITKEGLICKACRLSCHKKCEVKVTTSCQTTTSCEPPPTPQLPLKHVDTPGSTRSCKSVEIRRKQSRSQSVVQAMEESYEVDLVYITERIISLSFPAGAEERSYNSNLQEVATMLRSKHGEHYLMLNLSERRSDLSKLNPKVLEFGWPDHHAPALDKICSMCKAIDTWLSGDQRNVVVLHNKGNRGRTGVVVAAYMHYSSISASADQALDRFAMRRFYEDKALPVGQPSQIRYVRYFNGLLSGHIKINNKPLFLHHVIMHGIPNFESKGGCRPFLKIYQAMQPVYTSGIYNVQGDSNTSICITIEPGLLLKGDILLKCYHKKYRNLTRDVVFRVQFHTCAIHDLGVVFGKNELDETFKDERFPEYGKVEFVFSYGPEKIKGLGHLENGPSVSVDYNTQDPLIRWDSYDSFDQHCEDTAEGEHDVAHTQGPLDGSLYAQVCKKDSLEGVVTINGLPVRENPLKNAENSLQQSNHPLQTTEQTLPVTGHTSLPAVDHTLSVSSDSGNSTASIKTDRTDEHSQSLQIAASHNNPTAHPPLSPQEKRELDQLLSGLEAPTQRQAYLSTSTSPGGGVRHLVPAQVHVNGGHTRLLAAPSTEEHETDILDEELPNSQEGNSVDSLGTLSSLEGQATPGSLYYQSQTPVSTQNDGPYLERNNLGEKLNEMPVHGVRTPTAMQERSVDSPSPQGGYNNYQNGGGMYRSQSFGNQPTSSPETNSKLMPRAPERSTSSREAVQRGLNHWHQHSLPDDPFGPPLQSTHSLPHFPTPASQRDIEQSIEALNMLMIDLDPINSHMSKSHSAPSGENNLSSSQVPFSQTLARPSYQGDSAIHGYNNSGSVNSTYHQPQWSAGRVPTVPNQSPLMESPVHSSQRSNTGYQHQSTTPTHTPEPYLHTRQSPHHYPTDSPSNLNQQKPMNSYAGVSHSPDLQGPSPYPGYSTSSSPLPALTPQPKDTSSSPLPREQDAEEETLNLEGLVAHRIAGVRSRGMTPEVTQETGRRRTTSEGQYQSSHDSMSATHSPDFANNLSLNPGGRPREGLMHSYREAFEDSEASRLANSPTFGGSARSTPGLTKTPLSALGLKPQQGGSESDCNKGEQDNRGVGDSRAQPFNAPLSSSSPIHSTDGRRTGSSDSAPHRPASPEGSQVDIMGVHTVPGSPNTLHRTVATNTPPSPALQRRLGQGSPSLARHPFPTGVPTSPLIGRNPKMAAAGMPPSPLMGRRAPSSGHSTPDELGAASRQGSAQPPPTPAFPVSPQLPEKRHMSSGDAERTDNRNLTPVSGGSTPNLSGTHPLPDASKSIYDSYPDIKMNVKFVQDTSKFWYKPDISREQAISLLKDREPGAFIIRDSHSFRGAYGLAMKVACPPPTIQQNKKAGDMTNELVRHFLIETSSKGVRLKGCPNEPYFGCLSALVYQHSMTPLALPCKLMIPTKDPNEEALELATPTDPVVDLLKQGTVQKIPEEAYACNVLYINSVDMESLTGPQAVAKAISQTLATNPLPAATTVHFKVSAQGITLTDSQRKIFFRRHYPINTVTYCDMDPQNRKWGKEGGGSVKLFGFVARKQGSTTDNVSHLFAELDPDQPASAIVSFVSKTMKQ; encoded by the exons CCTCCCACTCCTCAGCTGCCATTAAAGCATGTAGATACGCCG GGATCCACGAGGTCCTGCAAAAGTGTGGAGATAAGACGGAAGCAATCACG GAGTCAGAGCGTGGTTCAGGCCATGGAGGAGAGCTATGAGGTGGACCTGGTCTACATCACGGAGAGGATCATCTCTCTGTCCTTCCCTGCCGGGGCCGAGGAGCGCAGCTACAACAGCAACCTCCAGGAGGTGGCGACCATGCTGAGGTCAAAGCACGGCGAACACTATCTG ATGCTTAACCTCAGCGAGCGGAGGAGCGATTTATCAAAGCTGAACCCCAAG GTTCTTGAGTTCGGCTGGCCGGATCATCACGCTCCGGCGCTGGACAAGATCTGCAGCATGTGCAAGGCTATCGACACGTGGCTCAGCGGGGACCAGCGCAACGTGGTGGTGCTGCACAACAAg GGGAATCGTGGCCGAACAGGCGTGGTGGTGGCTGCGTACATGCACTACAGCAGCATATCTGCGAG TGCGGACCAGGCGTTAGACAGGTTCGCCATGAGGCGTTTCTACGAGGACAAAGCACTTCCTGTGGGTCAGCCATCACAGATAAG ATATGTCCGATACTTTAATGGCCTCCTGTCCGGGCACATCAAAATCAACAACAAGCCTCTCTTCCTGCATCACGTCATCATGCACGGCATACCCAACTTTGAATCCAAaggag GTTGCCGTCCCTTCCTGAAGATCTACCAGGCAATGCAACCAGTCTATACATCAGGAATATA TAACGTGCAAGGAGACAGCAACACCAGTATCTGCATCACCATCGAACCTGGACTGCTTCTGAaaggagatattttg TTGAAGTGTTACCACAAGAAGTACAGGAACTTGACCAGAGACGTGGTGTTCAGGGTGCAGTTCCACACCTGTGCCATCCACGACCTCGGGGTGGTTTTTGGGAAGAACGAGCTCGACGAAACCTTCAAAG ATGAGAGGTTCCCAGAATACGGGAAGGTGGAGTTTGTTTTCTCCTACGGTCCTGAAAAAATCAAAG GTCTTGGTCACCTGGAGAACGGTCCGAGCGTTTCCGTGGACTACAACACCCAGGACCCGTTGATCCGCTGGGACTCGTATGACAGCTTCGATCAGCACTGTGAGGACACGGCCGAGGGCGAGCACG ATGTTGCTCACACCCAAGGTCCGCTTGATGGAAGTCTTTATGCCCAAGTCTGTAAGAAAGACTCCTTGGAGGGAGTTGTTACCATCAATGGCCTCCCAGTGCGTGAAAACCCCCTGAAGAATGCTGAGAACTCATTACAGCAGAGCAACCATCCACTTCAAACAACTGAGCAGACCCTTCCTGTGACGGGCCACACCTCCCTTCCAGCCGTTGACCATACTCTCTCCGTGAGCAGTGACTCGGGCAACTCGACTGCATCCATCAAGACTGATCGCACCGATGAGCACAGCCAGTCCTTGCAGATTGCTGCGAGCCACAACAACCCGACAGCTCACCCACCACTCAGCCCGCAGGAGAAAAGAGAGCTCGACCAGCTTCTGAGTGGCCTAGAGGCACCAACTCAGCGGCAGGCCTACTTGTCCACATCCACCAGTCCAGGAGGAGGGGTGAGACACCTGGTCCCAGCGCAGGTGCACGTCAACGGGGGTCACACCAGGCTTCTTGCGGCACCTTCAACAGAGGAACACGAAACCGATATTCTCGACGAAGAGCTTCCTAATAGCCAAGAGGGAAACAGCGTAGACAGCCTGGGTACCCTCTCATCCCTAGAGGGTCAGGCAACACCAGGTAGCCTCTACTACCAATCACAGACACCTGTCAGCACCCAGAACGACGGCCCTTATCTTGAGAGAAACAATCTCGGGGAAAAGCTGAATGAAATGCCTGTGCATGGAGTACGGACACCTACAGCGATGCAAGAGAGGTCTGTAGACTCGCCATCGCCCCAGGGTGGGTACAACAACTACCAAAATGGAGGAGGGATGTACCGCTCACAGTCCTTTGGGAACCAGCCAACCAGTAGCCCTGAGACCAACTCGAAGCTGATGCCCAGGGCCCCCGAGAGGAGCACCAGCAGCCgagaggctgttcaaagaggtcTCAACCACTGGCACCAGCATAGTCTTCCAGATGACCCTTTTGGGCCTCCTCTGCAGTCAACCCACAGCTTGCCCCACTTCCCGACCCCGGCCTCACAGCGAGACATCGAGCAGTCCATCGAGGCACTAAACATGCTAATGATCGATCTAGACCCGATCAACTCACACATGTCTAAGTCCCACAGTGCCCCATCTGGGGAGAACAACCTTAGTTCATCCCAGGTACCATTCTCCCAGACCCTGGCCAGACCGTCCTACCAAGGGGACTCTGCCATCCATGGCTACAACAACTCTGGGTCCGTGAATAGCACCTACCATCAGCCCCAGTGGTCGGCAGGGAGGGTGCCAACAGTGCCAAACCAGAGTCCACTTATGGAATCTCCAGTACACTCCTCTCAGAGGTCCAACACTGGCTACCAACACCAGAGCACCACCCCGACCCACACTCCTGAGCCCTACCTCCACACACGCCAATCCCCCCACCACTACCCCACCGATTCTCCTTCTAACCTCAACCAACAGAAGCCAATGAACTCATATGCAGGAGTTTCACACTCCCCGGACCTGCAGGGTCCATCTCCATATCCAGGCTACAGCACCTCTTCTTCTCCACTTCCTGCTCTCACCCCACAACCTAAGGACACATCTTCTTCACCTTTGCCCAGAGAACAAGATGCAGAGGAGGAGACACTAAACCTGGAAGGGCTAGTTGCACACCGGATTGCCG GAGTTCGTTCTAGAGGGATGACCCCGGAGGTGACGCAGGAGACGGGCAGACGTCGGACCACAAGTGAGGGCCAGTACCAGAGCAGCCATGACAGCATGTCGGCGACGCATTCGCCAGACTTTGCCAACAATCTGTCCCTCAACCCAGGAGGAAGACCCAGAGAG gGTCTTATGCACAGTTACCGGGAGGCGTTTGAGGACAGCGAGGCTTCGCGGCTCGCAAACAGTCCCACCTTTGGAGGAAGTG ctCGCTCGACTCCAGGCTTGACGAAGACGCCTCTGTCCGCGTTGGGATTGAAGCCTCAGCAGGGAGGATCAG AGTCTGATTGTAATAAAGGAGAACAAG ATAATCGTGGTGTTGGGGACTCGCGGGCGCAGCCGTTCAACGctcctctgtcctccagcagtcccATCCACAGCACGGATGG aCGGAGGACCGGTTCTTCAGACAGCGCCCCGCACAGACCCGCCTCCCCGGAGGGCTCCCAGGTGGACATCATGGGCGTCCACACCGTCCCCGGCAGCCCAAACACCCTCCACCGCACGGTGGCCACCAACACACCGCCCAGCCCCGCCCTCCAGAGACGCTTAGGCCAAGGCAGCCCCTCCCTGGCCAGACACCCGTTTCCGACCGGCGTCCCCACGAGTCCTCTAATAGGCCGGAACCCCAAAATGGCGGCGGCCGGCATGCCGCCCAGCCCGCTGATGGGCCGGCGCGCGCCGTCGAGCGGCCACAGCACGCCGGATGAGCTGGGCGCCGCCTCCCGTCAGGGGAGCGCCCAACCGCCTCCCACGCCGGCCTTCCCCGTCTCCCCGCAGCTGCCCGAGAAGAGACACATGTCCAGCGGAGACGCGGAGAGGACGGACAACAGGAACCTGACTCCGGTCAGCGGCGGCAGCACGCCAAACCTGTCCGGCACGCATCCTCTCCCAGACGCCTCCAAGTCCATATACG ATAGTTATCCAGACATTAAGATGAATGTTAAGTTTGTCCAGGACACGTCCAAGTTCTGGTACAAGCCAGATATCTCCAGAGAGCAAG CCATCAGTCTGTTGAAGGACAGGGAGCCCGGAGCGTTCATCATCAGGGACAGCCATTCTTTCCGAGGGGCCTACGGTCTGGCTATGAAAGTGGCCTGCCCCCCGCCGACCAtccagcagaacaaaaaag CTGGTGACATGACGAACGAGCTGGTGAGGCACTTCCTGATCGAGACGAGCTCCAAGGGCGTCCGTTTGAAGGGCTGTCCCAACGAGCCCTACTTTG GCTGTCTGTCGGCTCTGGTGTACCAACACTCGATGACGCCGCTGGCCCTGCCCTGCAAGCTGATGATCCCCACCAAAG ACCCAAACGAAGAGGCGCTGGAACTCGCCACCCCGACCGACCCCGTCGTCGACCTTCTCAaacagggaacag TTCAAAAGATTCCTGAAGAGGCCTATG CCTGCAATGTTCTCTACATCAACTCTGTGGACATGGAATCTCTCACGGGGCCGCAGGCCGTCGCAAAGGCAATCAGTCAGACGCTGGCAACCAACCCCCTTCCCGCCGCCACCACCGTCCACTTTAAAGTGTCCGCGCAGGGCATCACGCTCACCGATAGCCAGAGGAA GATTTTCTTCAGGCGACATTATCCCATCAACACGGTAACTTACTGTGACATGGACCCCCAGAACAGAAA ATGGGGCAAAGAAGGCGGCGGCTCGGTGAA GCTCTTCGGATTCGTGGCGAGGAAACAGGGAAGCACAACAGACAACGTCAGCCACCTGTTCGCCGAGCTGGACCCGGATCAGCCCGCCTCAGCCATCGTCAGCTTCGTCTCCAAAACGATGAAGCAGTGA
- the tns1a gene encoding tensin isoform X1: MPWTSADLRMPSVSLSLPSALAGRARTWVCLSCMFWPDELEGVHTHTFKLKPFKKAKSCDICKQAITKEGLICKACRLSCHKKCEVKVTTSCQTTTSCEPPPTPQLPLKHVDTPGSTRSCKSVEIRRKQSRSQSVVQAMEESYEVDLVYITERIISLSFPAGAEERSYNSNLQEVATMLRSKHGEHYLMLNLSERRSDLSKLNPKVLEFGWPDHHAPALDKICSMCKAIDTWLSGDQRNVVVLHNKGNRGRTGVVVAAYMHYSSISASADQALDRFAMRRFYEDKALPVGQPSQIRYVRYFNGLLSGHIKINNKPLFLHHVIMHGIPNFESKGGCRPFLKIYQAMQPVYTSGIYNVQGDSNTSICITIEPGLLLKGDILLKCYHKKYRNLTRDVVFRVQFHTCAIHDLGVVFGKNELDETFKDERFPEYGKVEFVFSYGPEKIKGLGHLENGPSVSVDYNTQDPLIRWDSYDSFDQHCEDTAEGEHDVAHTQGPLDGSLYAQVCKKDSLEGVVTINGLPVRENPLKNAENSLQQSNHPLQTTEQTLPVTGHTSLPAVDHTLSVSSDSGNSTASIKTDRTDEHSQSLQIAASHNNPTAHPPLSPQEKRELDQLLSGLEAPTQRQAYLSTSTSPGGGVRHLVPAQVHVNGGHTRLLAAPSTEEHETDILDEELPNSQEGNSVDSLGTLSSLEGQATPGSLYYQSQTPVSTQNDGPYLERNNLGEKLNEMPVHGVRTPTAMQERSVDSPSPQGGYNNYQNGGGMYRSQSFGNQPTSSPETNSKLMPRAPERSTSSREAVQRGLNHWHQHSLPDDPFGPPLQSTHSLPHFPTPASQRDIEQSIEALNMLMIDLDPINSHMSKSHSAPSGENNLSSSQVPFSQTLARPSYQGDSAIHGYNNSGSVNSTYHQPQWSAGRVPTVPNQSPLMESPVHSSQRSNTGYQHQSTTPTHTPEPYLHTRQSPHHYPTDSPSNLNQQKPMNSYAGVSHSPDLQGPSPYPGYSTSSSPLPALTPQPKDTSSSPLPREQDAEEETLNLEGLVAHRIAEYNARIRGISESMTPQQSDRHRSYSFSGVRSRGMTPEVTQETGRRRTTSEGQYQSSHDSMSATHSPDFANNLSLNPGGRPREGLMHSYREAFEDSEASRLANSPTFGGSARSTPGLTKTPLSALGLKPQQGGSESDCNKGEQDNRGVGDSRAQPFNAPLSSSSPIHSTDGRRTGSSDSAPHRPASPEGSQVDIMGVHTVPGSPNTLHRTVATNTPPSPALQRRLGQGSPSLARHPFPTGVPTSPLIGRNPKMAAAGMPPSPLMGRRAPSSGHSTPDELGAASRQGSAQPPPTPAFPVSPQLPEKRHMSSGDAERTDNRNLTPVSGGSTPNLSGTHPLPDASKSIYDSYPDIKMNVKFVQDTSKFWYKPDISREQAISLLKDREPGAFIIRDSHSFRGAYGLAMKVACPPPTIQQNKKAGDMTNELVRHFLIETSSKGVRLKGCPNEPYFGCLSALVYQHSMTPLALPCKLMIPTKDPNEEALELATPTDPVVDLLKQGTVQKIPEEAYACNVLYINSVDMESLTGPQAVAKAISQTLATNPLPAATTVHFKVSAQGITLTDSQRKIFFRRHYPINTVTYCDMDPQNRKWGKEGGGSVKLFGFVARKQGSTTDNVSHLFAELDPDQPASAIVSFVSKTMKQ, from the exons CCTCCCACTCCTCAGCTGCCATTAAAGCATGTAGATACGCCG GGATCCACGAGGTCCTGCAAAAGTGTGGAGATAAGACGGAAGCAATCACG GAGTCAGAGCGTGGTTCAGGCCATGGAGGAGAGCTATGAGGTGGACCTGGTCTACATCACGGAGAGGATCATCTCTCTGTCCTTCCCTGCCGGGGCCGAGGAGCGCAGCTACAACAGCAACCTCCAGGAGGTGGCGACCATGCTGAGGTCAAAGCACGGCGAACACTATCTG ATGCTTAACCTCAGCGAGCGGAGGAGCGATTTATCAAAGCTGAACCCCAAG GTTCTTGAGTTCGGCTGGCCGGATCATCACGCTCCGGCGCTGGACAAGATCTGCAGCATGTGCAAGGCTATCGACACGTGGCTCAGCGGGGACCAGCGCAACGTGGTGGTGCTGCACAACAAg GGGAATCGTGGCCGAACAGGCGTGGTGGTGGCTGCGTACATGCACTACAGCAGCATATCTGCGAG TGCGGACCAGGCGTTAGACAGGTTCGCCATGAGGCGTTTCTACGAGGACAAAGCACTTCCTGTGGGTCAGCCATCACAGATAAG ATATGTCCGATACTTTAATGGCCTCCTGTCCGGGCACATCAAAATCAACAACAAGCCTCTCTTCCTGCATCACGTCATCATGCACGGCATACCCAACTTTGAATCCAAaggag GTTGCCGTCCCTTCCTGAAGATCTACCAGGCAATGCAACCAGTCTATACATCAGGAATATA TAACGTGCAAGGAGACAGCAACACCAGTATCTGCATCACCATCGAACCTGGACTGCTTCTGAaaggagatattttg TTGAAGTGTTACCACAAGAAGTACAGGAACTTGACCAGAGACGTGGTGTTCAGGGTGCAGTTCCACACCTGTGCCATCCACGACCTCGGGGTGGTTTTTGGGAAGAACGAGCTCGACGAAACCTTCAAAG ATGAGAGGTTCCCAGAATACGGGAAGGTGGAGTTTGTTTTCTCCTACGGTCCTGAAAAAATCAAAG GTCTTGGTCACCTGGAGAACGGTCCGAGCGTTTCCGTGGACTACAACACCCAGGACCCGTTGATCCGCTGGGACTCGTATGACAGCTTCGATCAGCACTGTGAGGACACGGCCGAGGGCGAGCACG ATGTTGCTCACACCCAAGGTCCGCTTGATGGAAGTCTTTATGCCCAAGTCTGTAAGAAAGACTCCTTGGAGGGAGTTGTTACCATCAATGGCCTCCCAGTGCGTGAAAACCCCCTGAAGAATGCTGAGAACTCATTACAGCAGAGCAACCATCCACTTCAAACAACTGAGCAGACCCTTCCTGTGACGGGCCACACCTCCCTTCCAGCCGTTGACCATACTCTCTCCGTGAGCAGTGACTCGGGCAACTCGACTGCATCCATCAAGACTGATCGCACCGATGAGCACAGCCAGTCCTTGCAGATTGCTGCGAGCCACAACAACCCGACAGCTCACCCACCACTCAGCCCGCAGGAGAAAAGAGAGCTCGACCAGCTTCTGAGTGGCCTAGAGGCACCAACTCAGCGGCAGGCCTACTTGTCCACATCCACCAGTCCAGGAGGAGGGGTGAGACACCTGGTCCCAGCGCAGGTGCACGTCAACGGGGGTCACACCAGGCTTCTTGCGGCACCTTCAACAGAGGAACACGAAACCGATATTCTCGACGAAGAGCTTCCTAATAGCCAAGAGGGAAACAGCGTAGACAGCCTGGGTACCCTCTCATCCCTAGAGGGTCAGGCAACACCAGGTAGCCTCTACTACCAATCACAGACACCTGTCAGCACCCAGAACGACGGCCCTTATCTTGAGAGAAACAATCTCGGGGAAAAGCTGAATGAAATGCCTGTGCATGGAGTACGGACACCTACAGCGATGCAAGAGAGGTCTGTAGACTCGCCATCGCCCCAGGGTGGGTACAACAACTACCAAAATGGAGGAGGGATGTACCGCTCACAGTCCTTTGGGAACCAGCCAACCAGTAGCCCTGAGACCAACTCGAAGCTGATGCCCAGGGCCCCCGAGAGGAGCACCAGCAGCCgagaggctgttcaaagaggtcTCAACCACTGGCACCAGCATAGTCTTCCAGATGACCCTTTTGGGCCTCCTCTGCAGTCAACCCACAGCTTGCCCCACTTCCCGACCCCGGCCTCACAGCGAGACATCGAGCAGTCCATCGAGGCACTAAACATGCTAATGATCGATCTAGACCCGATCAACTCACACATGTCTAAGTCCCACAGTGCCCCATCTGGGGAGAACAACCTTAGTTCATCCCAGGTACCATTCTCCCAGACCCTGGCCAGACCGTCCTACCAAGGGGACTCTGCCATCCATGGCTACAACAACTCTGGGTCCGTGAATAGCACCTACCATCAGCCCCAGTGGTCGGCAGGGAGGGTGCCAACAGTGCCAAACCAGAGTCCACTTATGGAATCTCCAGTACACTCCTCTCAGAGGTCCAACACTGGCTACCAACACCAGAGCACCACCCCGACCCACACTCCTGAGCCCTACCTCCACACACGCCAATCCCCCCACCACTACCCCACCGATTCTCCTTCTAACCTCAACCAACAGAAGCCAATGAACTCATATGCAGGAGTTTCACACTCCCCGGACCTGCAGGGTCCATCTCCATATCCAGGCTACAGCACCTCTTCTTCTCCACTTCCTGCTCTCACCCCACAACCTAAGGACACATCTTCTTCACCTTTGCCCAGAGAACAAGATGCAGAGGAGGAGACACTAAACCTGGAAGGGCTAGTTGCACACCGGATTGCCG AGTACAACGCTCGTATTCGGGGCATCAGTGAAAGCATGACACCTCAACAATCTGACCGCCATCGCTCCTATTCCTTCTCTG GAGTTCGTTCTAGAGGGATGACCCCGGAGGTGACGCAGGAGACGGGCAGACGTCGGACCACAAGTGAGGGCCAGTACCAGAGCAGCCATGACAGCATGTCGGCGACGCATTCGCCAGACTTTGCCAACAATCTGTCCCTCAACCCAGGAGGAAGACCCAGAGAG gGTCTTATGCACAGTTACCGGGAGGCGTTTGAGGACAGCGAGGCTTCGCGGCTCGCAAACAGTCCCACCTTTGGAGGAAGTG ctCGCTCGACTCCAGGCTTGACGAAGACGCCTCTGTCCGCGTTGGGATTGAAGCCTCAGCAGGGAGGATCAG AGTCTGATTGTAATAAAGGAGAACAAG ATAATCGTGGTGTTGGGGACTCGCGGGCGCAGCCGTTCAACGctcctctgtcctccagcagtcccATCCACAGCACGGATGG aCGGAGGACCGGTTCTTCAGACAGCGCCCCGCACAGACCCGCCTCCCCGGAGGGCTCCCAGGTGGACATCATGGGCGTCCACACCGTCCCCGGCAGCCCAAACACCCTCCACCGCACGGTGGCCACCAACACACCGCCCAGCCCCGCCCTCCAGAGACGCTTAGGCCAAGGCAGCCCCTCCCTGGCCAGACACCCGTTTCCGACCGGCGTCCCCACGAGTCCTCTAATAGGCCGGAACCCCAAAATGGCGGCGGCCGGCATGCCGCCCAGCCCGCTGATGGGCCGGCGCGCGCCGTCGAGCGGCCACAGCACGCCGGATGAGCTGGGCGCCGCCTCCCGTCAGGGGAGCGCCCAACCGCCTCCCACGCCGGCCTTCCCCGTCTCCCCGCAGCTGCCCGAGAAGAGACACATGTCCAGCGGAGACGCGGAGAGGACGGACAACAGGAACCTGACTCCGGTCAGCGGCGGCAGCACGCCAAACCTGTCCGGCACGCATCCTCTCCCAGACGCCTCCAAGTCCATATACG ATAGTTATCCAGACATTAAGATGAATGTTAAGTTTGTCCAGGACACGTCCAAGTTCTGGTACAAGCCAGATATCTCCAGAGAGCAAG CCATCAGTCTGTTGAAGGACAGGGAGCCCGGAGCGTTCATCATCAGGGACAGCCATTCTTTCCGAGGGGCCTACGGTCTGGCTATGAAAGTGGCCTGCCCCCCGCCGACCAtccagcagaacaaaaaag CTGGTGACATGACGAACGAGCTGGTGAGGCACTTCCTGATCGAGACGAGCTCCAAGGGCGTCCGTTTGAAGGGCTGTCCCAACGAGCCCTACTTTG GCTGTCTGTCGGCTCTGGTGTACCAACACTCGATGACGCCGCTGGCCCTGCCCTGCAAGCTGATGATCCCCACCAAAG ACCCAAACGAAGAGGCGCTGGAACTCGCCACCCCGACCGACCCCGTCGTCGACCTTCTCAaacagggaacag TTCAAAAGATTCCTGAAGAGGCCTATG CCTGCAATGTTCTCTACATCAACTCTGTGGACATGGAATCTCTCACGGGGCCGCAGGCCGTCGCAAAGGCAATCAGTCAGACGCTGGCAACCAACCCCCTTCCCGCCGCCACCACCGTCCACTTTAAAGTGTCCGCGCAGGGCATCACGCTCACCGATAGCCAGAGGAA GATTTTCTTCAGGCGACATTATCCCATCAACACGGTAACTTACTGTGACATGGACCCCCAGAACAGAAA ATGGGGCAAAGAAGGCGGCGGCTCGGTGAA GCTCTTCGGATTCGTGGCGAGGAAACAGGGAAGCACAACAGACAACGTCAGCCACCTGTTCGCCGAGCTGGACCCGGATCAGCCCGCCTCAGCCATCGTCAGCTTCGTCTCCAAAACGATGAAGCAGTGA